The DNA sequence tttttataaaaatattgtggtcctgaaaaggaccgattgtttttgtaaaaaaagttggcttttaatatgtcaaaaatttaagcacGTTCTCCACGAATACGTCTGGCCAATTGGATATCCTTAGGCATGATGGTGACACGCTTAGCATGGATAGCGCACAAGTTGGTATCTTCGAATAGACCAACCAAGTAGGCTTCGCTAGCTTCTTGCAAGGCCATGACAGCAGAACTCTGGAAACGCAAGTCAGTTTTGAAATCTTGGGCAATTTCACGAACCAAACGTTGGAAAGGCAATTTGCGGATCAACAATTCTGTGCTCTTTTGGTAACGACGGATTTCACGCAAAGCAACGGTACCAGGGCGGAAACGATGGGGCTTCTTGACACCGCCGGT is a window from the Haematobia irritans isolate KBUSLIRL unplaced genomic scaffold, ASM5000362v1 scaffold_6, whole genome shotgun sequence genome containing:
- the LOC142242725 gene encoding histone H3, which codes for MARTKQTARKSTGGKAPRKQLATKAARKSAPATGGVKKPHRFRPGTVALREIRRYQKSTELLIRKLPFQRLVREIAQDFKTDLRFQSSAVMALQEASEAYLVGLFEDTNLCAIHAKRVTIMPKDIQLARRIRGERA